Proteins encoded together in one Candidatus Magasanikbacteria bacterium RIFOXYB2_FULL_38_10 window:
- a CDS encoding chromosome partitioning protein ParA, whose amino-acid sequence MPKIISLVNQKGGVGKTTTAVNLGAYLSSLGKFVLLVDIDPQANATSGLGIDHRSLEKGIYDTLVSGASLREIIKNTNHDGYRVAPATLALAGANVELINLPNREFKLREVLQEAKHAYDYILIDCPPSLGLLTVNGLVAADEVLIPVQAEYYALEGLGQLLETVNLVKDNLHPDLDIKGAVLTMFDARNKLSSDVLEELYKFFPNKIFRSVIPRSVRLAEAPSFGKSILHYDPSSKGGKAYERLAREIIEMDQQ is encoded by the coding sequence ATGCCAAAAATAATTTCGCTTGTCAACCAGAAGGGGGGGGTGGGTAAAACCACTACTGCAGTCAACCTAGGAGCTTATTTATCGTCCCTGGGTAAGTTTGTGTTGCTGGTAGATATAGATCCGCAGGCTAATGCCACCTCTGGATTAGGCATAGACCACCGCTCCTTAGAAAAAGGCATTTATGATACTTTAGTAAGTGGCGCTTCTTTAAGAGAAATCATTAAAAATACCAATCATGATGGCTATCGCGTAGCTCCGGCTACTTTGGCTTTGGCAGGTGCCAATGTGGAGTTAATCAATCTGCCTAACAGGGAATTTAAGTTGCGCGAAGTTTTACAAGAGGCTAAACATGCCTATGATTACATTTTAATAGATTGTCCGCCTTCATTGGGGCTTTTAACCGTTAATGGTTTGGTGGCGGCTGATGAAGTTTTAATTCCCGTGCAGGCTGAATATTATGCCTTGGAAGGTTTAGGCCAACTTTTGGAAACGGTTAATTTGGTTAAAGACAATTTGCATCCGGATTTAGATATTAAGGGTGCGGTTTTAACCATGTTTGATGCTCGCAATAAATTATCTTCCGATGTTTTAGAAGAATTGTATAAATTTTTCCCTAACAAAATTTTTAGATCCGTGATTCCTCGCAGTGTGCGCTTGGCCGAGGCGCCGTCTTTTGGCAAATCTATCTTGCATTACGATCCCAGCTCTAAGGGCGGTAAGGCCTATGAGCGTTTGGCGCGAGAAATAATAGAAATGGATCAGCAATAA
- a CDS encoding DNA topoisomerase I (catalyzes the ATP-dependent breakage of single-stranded DNA followed by passage and rejoining, maintains net negative superhelicity) — translation MSQLLIVESPTKAKTISKFLGTKFVVKSSFGHIRDLPKSELGVDVENKFEPHYVIPKDKQKIVTDLKKSAKGADEVLLATDEDREGEAISWHLANILDIPAEKVKRLVFHEITKTAIDEALKNPRPLDLNLVNAQQARRILDRLVGYKLSPFLWKKVARGLSAGRVQSVAVRLIVEREREIQAFKPEEYWIVEAVFEKNKENFDAKLHKIDGKNLEKLEIKNKEEADKILKELEDAKYQVASITKKILKKRAAAPFTTSTLQQEANRRLGFSAKQTMMLAQQLYEGIDLKGQGHVGLITYMRTDSVILSGKFLSDVREVIKNKFGEKYLPEKPNFYSTKSKLAQEAHEAIRPTEAVRDPASLKDVLEPRLWKLYDLIWKRAVASQMPEAIFNGTTVDIENQNQKYTFRATGNIITFPGYMALYPDAQKETLLPELAEKDVLPLVELNNEQHFTEPPARYNDAGLVKIMEEYGIGRPSTYAPTISTIIARKYVERDEKKRFKPTDIGFLVNDILVAHFPQITDYEFTAKMEDNFDTVAQGQDNWRDIIANFYEPFAKNLEEKTQELSKKELTEEATEEICEKCGSPMIIKIGRFGKFMACSNYPTCKNTKPLGEEKDLPPIDEKCPECGSPLMRRRGRFGLFISCSDYPKCKYIKKEVKSTGVKCPKCEKGDIIERRTRAKRIFFSCSRYPDCDFALWNKPTGEKCEVCESLMVEGAKEKIVCSNKECPSNANVKAKSKKKK, via the coding sequence ATGTCTCAACTTTTAATTGTCGAGTCTCCTACCAAAGCCAAAACCATTTCCAAATTTTTGGGAACAAAGTTTGTGGTCAAATCTTCTTTTGGCCATATTAGGGATTTACCCAAATCGGAATTGGGTGTGGATGTGGAAAACAAATTTGAACCCCATTATGTCATTCCCAAGGACAAGCAAAAAATTGTCACGGATTTAAAAAAGAGTGCCAAAGGAGCCGATGAAGTATTACTGGCAACCGATGAAGACCGCGAAGGAGAAGCTATTTCCTGGCATTTGGCCAACATCTTAGACATACCTGCGGAAAAAGTTAAACGCCTGGTTTTTCATGAAATCACTAAAACTGCCATTGATGAGGCCTTAAAAAATCCTCGGCCTTTGGATTTAAATTTGGTTAACGCCCAACAAGCGCGCCGCATTTTAGACCGCCTGGTTGGTTATAAACTCTCACCCTTTCTGTGGAAAAAAGTGGCCAGGGGCTTATCTGCCGGACGTGTGCAGTCCGTGGCCGTACGTTTAATTGTAGAACGCGAAAGAGAAATTCAAGCTTTTAAGCCAGAAGAATACTGGATAGTAGAAGCGGTGTTTGAAAAAAATAAAGAAAATTTTGACGCCAAATTGCACAAAATTGATGGTAAAAATTTAGAAAAATTAGAAATTAAAAACAAGGAAGAAGCCGATAAAATTTTAAAAGAACTGGAGGATGCTAAATATCAAGTTGCTTCTATTACCAAAAAAATCTTAAAGAAAAGAGCGGCTGCGCCTTTTACTACTTCTACATTGCAACAGGAGGCTAATCGCCGCTTGGGTTTTTCTGCCAAACAAACCATGATGCTGGCCCAACAACTATACGAAGGTATAGATTTAAAAGGCCAGGGTCATGTAGGCTTAATTACTTACATGAGAACTGACTCGGTAATTTTATCCGGCAAATTTTTAAGTGATGTCAGGGAAGTGATTAAAAACAAATTTGGAGAAAAATATCTACCTGAAAAACCCAATTTTTATAGCACCAAATCTAAACTGGCTCAAGAAGCACATGAAGCCATCCGACCTACCGAGGCAGTGCGCGATCCAGCTTCTTTAAAAGATGTCTTGGAACCAAGACTCTGGAAACTTTACGATTTAATTTGGAAAAGAGCGGTGGCTTCTCAAATGCCTGAGGCAATTTTTAACGGCACCACTGTTGATATAGAAAATCAAAATCAAAAATATACTTTTAGAGCCACCGGCAATATTATCACTTTCCCCGGCTATATGGCGCTTTACCCCGACGCGCAGAAAGAAACCCTCTTACCGGAACTTGCCGAAAAAGATGTTTTGCCTTTAGTGGAATTAAACAACGAACAACATTTTACCGAGCCGCCAGCCCGCTATAACGATGCCGGCTTGGTTAAAATAATGGAAGAATACGGCATTGGCCGCCCTTCTACTTACGCGCCTACTATCTCCACCATCATTGCCCGCAAATACGTAGAGCGCGATGAAAAGAAACGTTTTAAACCTACGGACATAGGCTTTTTAGTAAACGATATTTTAGTGGCGCATTTTCCTCAAATTACCGACTATGAATTTACCGCCAAAATGGAAGATAATTTTGATACAGTGGCCCAAGGCCAAGATAATTGGCGCGATATTATTGCCAATTTCTATGAACCATTTGCCAAAAACTTGGAAGAAAAAACCCAAGAACTTTCTAAAAAGGAATTAACCGAAGAAGCCACTGAAGAAATTTGCGAAAAATGCGGCTCGCCGATGATTATTAAAATTGGCCGCTTTGGCAAATTCATGGCTTGTTCTAACTACCCAACTTGCAAAAATACCAAACCTTTGGGCGAAGAAAAAGATTTGCCGCCCATAGACGAAAAATGTCCGGAATGCGGCTCACCCTTAATGCGCCGCCGCGGCCGCTTTGGTTTGTTTATTAGTTGCAGTGATTATCCTAAATGCAAATACATTAAAAAAGAAGTAAAAAGCACGGGAGTCAAATGCCCCAAATGCGAGAAGGGAGATATTATAGAACGCCGCACTCGAGCCAAAAGAATTTTCTTTTCCTGCAGCCGCTATCCGGATTGTGATTTTGCCCTGTGGAACAAACCAACCGGAGAAAAATGCGAGGTTTGCGAATCTTTAATGGTGGAAGGAGCCAAAGAAAAAATTGTTTGCAGTAATAAAGAATGTCCAAGCAATGCTAATGTTAAAGCCAAGAGTAAAAAGAAAAAATAA
- a CDS encoding DNA protecting protein DprA — MSKEELARLVALSTISKMNSKSLLKIKRAFIDLQDVWRANSEDFLKIGLGVETIRAIIEERAKLDPEKEWQKLEKEKLKVISLDEELYPTLLKQIYDPPPLLFYQGTLNKDKYPLACVGSRRLSFYGKQVIEEIIPPLSQNGATIISGLALGADAAAHATTLQAGGRTIAVLGSGANNNSIYPKENYRLAQQIINNGGAVISEFPIGTLPLRFNFPIRNRVISGLSLGTIIIEAAEDSGSLITAKLALDQNREVFSVPGNIFSPLSEGPNNLLKLGAQVITSAEDILDFLKIEKNKDLFSEIKPLAENPTEEAILKVLSKEPKNLEKIAQETKFPTNVLVSAIALMELKNKIKNSGGMNYIIN; from the coding sequence ATGAGCAAGGAGGAATTGGCGCGATTAGTAGCACTCTCTACAATCTCTAAAATGAATTCTAAAAGTCTGCTTAAAATTAAGCGGGCTTTTATTGATTTACAAGATGTCTGGCGCGCCAATTCCGAGGATTTTTTAAAAATAGGATTGGGAGTTGAAACAATACGCGCAATTATAGAAGAAAGGGCAAAACTTGACCCGGAAAAAGAGTGGCAAAAACTGGAAAAAGAAAAATTAAAAGTCATTTCTTTAGATGAAGAACTCTACCCTACTCTTTTAAAACAAATTTATGACCCGCCGCCACTCTTGTTTTATCAAGGAACTTTAAACAAAGATAAATATCCTTTGGCTTGTGTCGGTTCGCGTCGCTTAAGTTTTTATGGCAAACAAGTAATAGAGGAAATTATTCCTCCGCTTTCACAAAACGGCGCCACCATTATCAGTGGCCTGGCTTTGGGGGCAGATGCCGCGGCTCATGCCACCACTTTGCAGGCGGGCGGACGCACTATCGCCGTACTGGGATCAGGAGCAAATAATAACAGCATCTATCCTAAAGAAAACTACCGCCTAGCCCAACAAATTATAAATAACGGTGGAGCGGTAATTTCTGAATTTCCCATCGGCACCTTGCCCTTAAGATTTAATTTTCCTATTAGAAACCGCGTTATTTCCGGCTTATCACTAGGCACCATTATTATAGAAGCCGCAGAAGACTCCGGCTCTTTAATTACCGCTAAATTGGCTTTAGATCAAAACCGCGAAGTTTTTAGCGTTCCTGGGAATATCTTCTCCCCTCTTTCCGAGGGGCCCAACAACCTCTTAAAACTAGGAGCGCAGGTTATTACCTCGGCCGAAGATATCTTAGACTTTTTAAAAATTGAAAAAAATAAAGATCTTTTTAGTGAGATAAAACCTCTGGCGGAAAACCCCACTGAAGAAGCAATTTTGAAAGTGCTTTCTAAAGAGCCCAAAAATCTGGAAAAAATTGCCCAAGAAACCAAATTTCCCACCAATGTTTTAGTTTCCGCTATCGCCTTAATGGAGCTTAAAAATAAAATTAAAAACAGCGGCGGAATGAATTACATTATCAATTAA
- a CDS encoding aminoacyl-tRNA hydrolase yields the protein MILIVGLGNPGKKYQNTRHNAGFLALEKFYASGEGVFSQWKENKKFQSLMAESADKKIKLVLPQTFMNESGVAVAALAKFYKIPSTSIYVVHDDLDLPLGKIKVQIDRSAAGHNGVKSIIEKIGGQNFARFRIGIKPLKETFAEGSDLVLAKFSLAEKKDLETGLQKTIEALKEALQNGLAAAMNKFN from the coding sequence ATGATCCTAATTGTTGGCCTGGGAAATCCGGGCAAAAAATATCAAAATACCAGGCATAACGCCGGTTTTTTGGCCTTGGAAAAATTTTATGCCTCTGGGGAAGGAGTTTTTTCCCAATGGAAGGAAAATAAAAAATTTCAATCTTTAATGGCTGAATCCGCAGACAAAAAAATAAAATTGGTTTTGCCGCAAACTTTCATGAACGAATCTGGCGTAGCCGTGGCGGCTCTGGCCAAATTTTATAAGATTCCTTCAACCAGTATTTATGTGGTGCACGACGATTTGGACCTGCCTTTGGGAAAAATAAAAGTGCAAATTGATCGCTCGGCCGCCGGACATAACGGCGTAAAATCCATCATAGAAAAAATTGGCGGACAAAATTTTGCGCGTTTTAGAATTGGCATCAAACCCTTAAAAGAAACATTTGCGGAAGGATCCGATTTGGTTTTGGCTAAATTTTCTTTAGCTGAGAAAAAGGATTTAGAAACCGGATTGCAAAAAACAATTGAAGCCTTAAAAGAGGCTTTGCAAAACGGACTGGCCGCGGCCATGAACAAATTTAATTAA